The proteins below come from a single Syntrophorhabdaceae bacterium genomic window:
- a CDS encoding epoxyqueuosine reductase QueH, whose protein sequence is MRVGNKVLLHICCAPCSIYVLRELRAEGREVSGYFFNPNIHPYTEFLKRLVTLENYAKICLLPLTVDREYDLEGFLTGALPLGKDRCLFCYRMRLARVFMKASEAGMDAVSTTLLYSKHQRHEEIKAIGFELAETYGVSFLYRDFRRGWKEGIDESKALNMYRQPYCGCIMSEYERYGGK, encoded by the coding sequence ATGAGGGTCGGCAACAAAGTGCTCCTCCATATATGCTGCGCCCCGTGCAGCATATATGTGCTCCGGGAGCTGAGGGCGGAAGGCCGGGAGGTCTCCGGCTACTTCTTCAACCCCAACATCCATCCCTATACGGAATTTCTGAAGCGCCTTGTCACTCTTGAGAATTACGCGAAAATATGCCTCCTCCCCTTGACGGTCGATCGGGAGTACGATCTCGAAGGTTTTTTAACAGGGGCCCTGCCGCTCGGAAAGGACCGCTGCCTCTTCTGCTACAGGATGAGGCTGGCCCGGGTCTTCATGAAGGCCTCCGAGGCAGGCATGGATGCGGTATCCACCACGCTCCTCTACAGTAAGCACCAGCGGCACGAGGAGATCAAGGCCATCGGTTTCGAGCTGGCCGAAACATATGGAGTTTCCTTTCTTTACCGGGACTTCCGGCGAGGATGGAAGGAGGGGATCGACGAGTCGAAGGCCCTCAATATGTACCGCCAGCCCTATTGCGGCTGTATCATGAGCGAGTACGAGCGTTACGGAGGAAAATAG